GATCGATGCAATCGTCAGGCCCTCGATCCAGCCGTTGGCCTTCACGAGTTGCGACGCGGGCAGCAGCTCGGTCAGGATGCCGTACTTGGCGGGCGAGTAGGCCGCAGCCCCCAGGCCGACGACGGCATAGGCGATCAGCGGGTGGGAGCCGAACAGCATCATCAGGCAGCCCGCCACCTTGATGGCGTTGCTGACGAACATGACCTTGCCCTTGGGCAGCGCATCGGCAAAGGCGCCGACGAAGGGTGCCAGCACCACATAGAACAATGCGAACATGGGCACCAGGGCCGCGCGCTGCCACTCGGGGGCGCCTCCGGTGCGCAAGAGTTCCACAGCGGCTACGAAGAGTGCGTTGTCGGCCAGCGAGCTGAAAAACTGCGCCGACATGATGGTGTAAAAACCGCGCTTCATCGAATGGCTGGTGAGAGCATCAGTTGGGCTGATGCCCTGGTAAATGTGAAGAATCGTAGCGAGGGACAGGCGGTTATATCACGCGGATAAACGGCCACAGTGCCAGAATCTGGCGCTGGTCCCCCGGTAAATCCCTCGCTCCATCAAGTCTGTCCCATGCCCCGTCCCATTGCTGCCACCATCCACACCACGGCCTTGCACCACAACCTCGCGCGCGTGCGCCAGTCGGTGCCTGACGCCAAGGTGTGGGCGGTGGTCAAGGCCAATGCCTATGGCCACGGCATCGAGCGGGTGTACGAGGGCCTGCGCGGCGCCGACGGTTTTGCGCTGCTGGACCTGGCCGAGGCCGAGCGCGTGCGCCACCTGGGCTGGCGCGGGCCCATCCTGCTGCTCGAAGGCGTGTTCGAGCCGCGCGACCTGGAGCTGTGCTCTCGCCTGGGCCTGTGGCACGCGGTGCACTGCGACGAGCAGATCGACATGCTGGCTGCGCACAAGACCCAGGTGCCGCACCGGGTGTTCCTCAAGATGAATTCGGGCATGAACCGCCTGGGCTTCACGCCCGAGCGCTACCGCGCCGCGTGGGCCCGGCTCAATGCGCTGCCGCAGGTGGACGAGATTTCGTTCATGACCCACTTCAGCGACGCCGATGGCCCGCGGGGCATTGCGCACCAGATGGCAGCCTTCAACGCCGCCGCGCAGGACCTGCCTGGCGAGCGCAGCCTGAGCAACAGTGCCGCCACGCTGCGCCACGCGCAGGATGCGGGCGTGCGCGCCGACTGGGTGCGCGCGGGCATCGTGGTGTATGGCAGCGCGCCGGACTTCCCCGAGCACCACGCTGGCCACTGGGGGTTGCAACCCACCATGACGCTGTCCACGCGC
Above is a window of Acidovorax sp. KKS102 DNA encoding:
- the alr gene encoding alanine racemase — protein: MPRPIAATIHTTALHHNLARVRQSVPDAKVWAVVKANAYGHGIERVYEGLRGADGFALLDLAEAERVRHLGWRGPILLLEGVFEPRDLELCSRLGLWHAVHCDEQIDMLAAHKTQVPHRVFLKMNSGMNRLGFTPERYRAAWARLNALPQVDEISFMTHFSDADGPRGIAHQMAAFNAAAQDLPGERSLSNSAATLRHAQDAGVRADWVRAGIVVYGSAPDFPEHHAGHWGLQPTMTLSTRLIATQQLQAGDTVGYGSRFTADGPLTIGIAACGYADGYPRHCDTGTPVLVNGVRTRLVGRVSMDMVTVDLTPLQQAGVDVGFGSEVTLWGRASNGVVLSIDEVAQAAGTVGYELMCALAQRVPVVVDGGA